Genomic window (Gadus morhua chromosome 3, gadMor3.0, whole genome shotgun sequence):
GGTGGGTTTCTTGTTTCAGCCAATATCTCCATCAATGACCCAACATATCTCGACTTTCCGTTGGCGTTCTCCTTAGATGGATAATCCTAGTAGGCTACTACTCCCATTAGTGATAACTTTTTTTATATCAATCAAGTCCATTCTGATATGCTTTTCAGATAATCTATCATAAATTGGGCACGTCATTTTTAAATGCTTTAATGAGTTCAACATTTACTCAGCAGTTGTGAAACATGGAGAAAGTACCAGTAATTAATAGTTTTAGGATTGATTGTAACCATATTTATTTTCTACAttaggtaaaaaaaaatcaatggatcaacattttattgatattgatcagtGTGTTTTGGTAAGCCGCCAGTGGGTGTCAGTATTAGTCGATTCTTAAACTTTTTATAGCAGACACAGTATTCTTCCAAGTTCTTTAGTTAGCTGATGACCTTGCAGACAgcgcgtgagtgcgtgcgtgtgtgtgtgtgtgtgttaactaaAGTAGTGACACGTAGTTGTGCGCCACTCAAAGGACGCGTGATGCAATAGATAACGCAGCACGATGACATCATCCCAAGTGTGGGTATTTCCAGGTGTTTATTCTACCAACGTTCAGATGAACACCTCCTATAATAGGAAGCTTCTTTGTGGCAATAGGTAACTGTGCTTTACTAAACCTAAACACAGGAATTCTAACATGGGTAGGCTATTTCCTGTGTTAATTACTTTCCCTAAATATTATAATGGTTAGGCCTATGTTTTTCAACGTTGTATAATTTGCAATTGAATTCATTTACACAGAAAGATATAAACGACATATGCACAATAAGAACAGAACACACTGCTTCAGTCCTCGTTATATAGAAAGATCCACATTTATTGAGATATATTTACATCTTTCCCCTTAGAGCTAGGCTAATTTACACGGGTTTGCGACACACATGAAACCTTGGCAACGGAACACAAAATACAATCAGGAGTATGGCAGCGTCACACGTATGGCACACGGTGGTCAGGAATAACATGGTGGTAAAGACCCACAACAATCATATCAGGCTTTgaaaggggaagggagaggggggggatattCAACAGTACCGAGTTCATGAATTGTAAACATCTCGTGAGAAACATCCCCACAGCACAGAGACGGCTGTTCACTAATTAGGTGTCATTTGCATGAATCCAGAGTCACTTGGAGTGACTTCAGAGACATATCGTTAAGGAGAAGGGTTGAGGCATCGTGCTCCAGGATGCTTACAGGTTAGGATGCTTGAATGGGATTATAACCCAGTACCTTTTGTCTGGAGGTTGAAAGCCCAAATCAATACACATCCTGAAGAATAATACCTGCAATGTCAGCCTTTCCATTGAACTGTTGCTTTTATTCTTGAAGTTAGGAAGTGCGCTACCTCCAATTTGAAAGCGACATGAAACAAGCTGaggaaaaatgtataatttgtaattattattattattacaaattatatatttttcctcAGCTTGTTTCATGTCGCTTCCAAATTGGAGGTAGCGCACTTCCCATAATGGCTGTTCCAGCTATAGTATATGAGCTGGTGGAAAACACTTTTCTTACAGATACATTTTCATAAGAAGTTAAAATAGCGAAATTATGATTTTGGTCAAAACATATTATGGAGTTGACGATCCTTTCCCaagtttaaaaataataaaagcacaaacacatcaaATGCAGGTAAACACTCACATAGGCAGGTTTGATCAACGACAAATGAGGAGAAATTAATATATGTcagtcaaaataaatgaataaattcaAGTTGGTAGTTGAATGAAATACTctacatacagtacatgataTATAGGGGATGGGCCGAAATACAAATCCTTTATTAAGAAAAGGGACAAAGTTGGATTTTAAGCAAAGGCGGGTCGAATGAGGTGTTTGAGGAAAGTGTGCCCTCTTGTGGGCAAGCTATGTTAAATTCAAATAGTTGAAAACTAAAAAAGTACACGTTTAATGGCTTGTTTTATTTGGGTGCATGTTATCTAGATACACGTTTTGCATCAGTGTGATGAAATATGCCTAGAATTAAATAAGGTGCTTCAAGCATCATTTAGgtttatatagcctatataggcATATATCAACAGAATATTGAAAGAAGGTTTTTTGGGACTTTCCTGTGAGATCTAGACACAACTTGCTGTATGTTGCAACTAGCTACGAAGTACACCTGGTAGGTTATGGTTAAGGGAAAGAGGTGATAGCATATAGCAACTGGAAAACTGGCACACAATGAGCTTGTTCAAAAGTCACCCAAAACAGGCCTGTGTTTCTAGTAAGTGATCACGTTTGTGTAAGTATTTGATGGTGCTACTGAAGTTAGAATTAGTGTTCATATAGAGTTACAGGTCCTAATACTAGCTCAGTTTGTTCCGTTATAACTGAAGAAAATATAATGTCAgtgacatttttaaaagtgcTAATCGGCCATGTCGCTCTACACTAGTTATCTTACAAACACTTTTTTAAAATACTTGACATTAAGGTAACTCGGTTAAGAGAGCCAATGTCCTATCAACAGACAAGAGGCATGCGTTTCTAGAATCACTTCACGTTTGTAcacagcccccccaccctcccccccaggttCAGCGGTAAAACCAaaccaacaaaccaacaaaaaactGGACATAGGTAGAAGAAGTCATAGAGCATAAAAGCACCACCGCTAAGACCTCCCCAAAAGCCCTCCCTGTTATCATTACTACACACAGGAAGTACAGCCCCTTAAATCAGTCTTCTGTACGCACGATAAAGattcccctcccccatctccacaTCTGCTACATCAACCATAATCACTATAGCAACTTTACAATCATACCTGCGGCTTACATTGGTGATACGTTGGCGTTATAATACAGtggattttttgtttgtttgtggtagAGTTCTTAGAGCTTGTGCTTCCTTCTAAAAGGGAATCACATGTAGGACTTTAACAAAATAATCATTACCATGAGATTTGGCTCAGTCTGGACATAGCCCATATAACGTCAGTTTGAAATCCCCCGGGCAGCTGGCGTCCAACTGCTGACCTCTGTGGAGTGAAtaccatatatatatcattaccCTGTTAAACCTGATGAATATAGAATGAATCCTTTAAAGTCTCTCAGACACTTCTGCCAATAATGTCAAGTAATGAAGTTGCATATCACTTTGATTAATGCCTACCTCAACTGTCTTTATTTTAAAGATTTTTAAATTTCTAATATAATCACCCTTATTGTGATTATAtcaatattttatgttttattttatgtgaAACCCTCATTTTCATCTTGGAATAATAAAGTACATGGTATTTTATCTTCCTTAAGACACAGATTATATAAAGTTTGCATATGACCTTACCTGGTACTTCCTGTTAGCATCTCAGATGCATCCTTAAATGCTAGGTGAACAAACTGGaggatagaaaaataaaaatgtcagagCAGCTCGAGATATTATAGGGCAAAGTTTAATTCTATTTTGTTTTGCAGCATCTGAAAGAATGAAATGGTTCCTACCAGCTTTCTCTGACTGCTTCAATGTCACTCACTAGATTCTGCGCTAGACAGATCCCAAATATCTGCGAAAGAAAAACCGAGAAACATAACAATATCGTCATTATGAATGCAAAATAATTATTGACATGTAATCATTATTTCTACGGAAATATTATAATAAAGTCTATATTTAAATCCTTCCTTTACATCATAAAGGAATTATTATGTACATAATTAGGGATATTAGAATTATTAATACACTACTGCTATTATTATATTTGAATTATAGGCATGGATACCGATATACAAATCAATATAACCAATAATAGTGTATGATAGAATTATGATGCAACCACTAATATTAGATAGTTATTAGAACCCCCAACCACAAAGACCCCGACCTAGCGCATTAGGTTCTGATTGACTCCCCACCTGTAGTAATGCTATTCCTATAAAGATTCCTGCCACCACCGTCAAGTTGTCTTGCAGCCACTTCTCAAACTGAGGAACACAGCCTTTGATGTAGATGAAGGTCCTCTGCTCAGAGTCCTGACaacagaaggacacacacatatatcacatacacatatggacacattgacatacacacacatacagtagaCATACACATCACACCAACACGCAAGAACATCGTTGTAGCGGTTATACAGATAACACATACTGTAAATTAATTAAACTTTTTAATCATTGTTATGATtatgaatgaatgtgttttaTGTCTTTCAAAGATTTATTTTAAGTGCTGTGGGAATATATAATGACCATCTATTATAATCAAGTATTTGTTGCTAGAAATCCTCTATGAAACCACTTGTTCCAAAGACTTTTCCTGAGCATGTTTTTCCTCAAACAAGCGGTGGCTTAGATAATGACATGTTACACCACACCGACACTAACAGATACTGTGGGGTTACAGCTGTTGGTGGATGTATTTATGGTTGTTATAGTAACGGGGTTTCCTCTAGAGGTTTAGAAGAACTAGAAGTTTTTATGTAATTTGGATCACGAATGAGAATGAGCAGCATTATGTTCAATGTTTTTCACAGTTTGTGTCCGTGTGGTTGGACGCTTTGATAtgataaaataacttttttttttactagatCATTCATACTAGTGACAGTGAGTGAATAAATGTATTGCAGCAGAgagttgttaaaagaaaaagaCCAACTAAACCTACAATTCGTAATAATTTATTGTTTCGATCTCAAATATCAAGGAATTTGACATTCCTGTGATAGTATATTTATTTCATCAGAAAACCTGTTACCCCATCACAGTGATCCTAACCTATGACCCCTCCTGAAGTCAAATTCAGGTGGGCTGAAATAAAGTAGCAAGTactaaaaagaaaacattataaaattttacacaattttgaaaatgGATTTTCAATATGGAATGTAACGGCCGAAGCAGAAGatgggttgggttgggttgggggaaaggggggaaaaCTGCATATCTTTATTATGAGTCATGCTAAAGCCAAGACTGGGCTCAGGACTGGCCCAGTAGCCTTTTCTTTTAGGGGGAGAGCAAGCTATAAGAGCAATATTGTACTCAGGGCGGAGTACCTGATGACCTCAGTGGGCCATGCCCAGCTAGAACAACACAACTCCTACTCTGACTAGAATGTTCCAGCAGAATGTTCTAGAATCCTTGTTTCAAAGGTTCCATTGGCTGCCTTAAGAGGGGTTTTCTTAAAGTGTGTGATGATGTGACTCACCGTTTTGGCTCGGATATCATAGCCACATTGTGTATTGATGACATCCTCCTGTAGAGAGAAagaatattatattattcaaCAGACCAATGTGCCTCTCTTCAAACCCTAATATCCTTGTGGTGACCATTTAGAAGGACACAAATACTGTACGACATTTAACTACATTTACCAATGGAACCCTTTATAGCCTTTTCTTAACTTTTGTTGTTACTTGAGGACTAGGATAGATTATCCTAGACACTTCTCAATAGGCCatcaaaaacagaaacaaaaactgATGTTCTTCCATACAAGTTATGTCTGTCTTACTGCAGCAGAACCAGGACCTTACTCAGCATAATGAGTggacattttctttgttttaaaagaacaaataaaaaaagaaatccccAAGCCGTCAGATAAACGGCCTTCCTTCCAACCACTTCCAAACTCTTGTTTCTGTTGGCGTGTGCGGACATAGCAGAGAGGGACTGGAAGTCATGGGTTCAGACCAGGGCTGATGACAGCTGAAGAGCTGCCTGGGTCTACTGGGCCTCATCAGGACACAGATAGCTGCTCTGCTATCAGTGACAGGGCACAGGATAAAGACCATCCCCTTCAACATGCCAGCACTCCAGGATGCTAGCCTGGCCTTACTATAAACTATACTGAAACAGTTATACTATATTAGATATATACTCAAACTATAATACATAGGGATTCTGTATTCCACAGTTGTATCATTCTTGTACGTAATATTAACATATTGAAATCCATATATTTACAGATTTTAATAACTAAAAGCTTAAACTTTAATTTACCCATTTGGCAGATTAGTTTTCCCAAAGCCCCCTACAGTGAATGGATTCAGATAACGTTGGGAACTGGTAGGAGGTCGGAATCTTGCTCATGACTGCCTACAGATAGACTGCAGACATCGTGGTTTTAAGTCTGTACCAAAAAACTGATGGGAAGGCTAGGAGAAGTCTTGGGAAGACATTGAAAAGTCTTGGGAAGTCTAGGAGAAATCATAGGAAGGCTAGGAGAATTCATGGGGAGGCTAGGAGAAGTCATGGGAAGGTTAGGAGAAGTCATGACAAGGAGAAGTCTTGGGAAGGCTAGGATAAATCATGGGAAGGTTAGGATAAGTCATGGGAAGGCTAGAATAAGTCTTGGGAAGGCTAGGACAAGTCTTGGGAAGGCTAGGATAATTCTTGGGAAGGTTAGGAGAAGTCTTGGGGAGGCTAGGAAAAGTCTTGGGGAGGCTATGAGAAGTATTGGGAAGGCTAGGAGAAGTCTTGGGGAGGCTAGTTGAAGTCTTGGGGAGGTTCTGGAGAGGGTTTTACCGCCGGGTCTTTGGTGCAGCAGGAGAAAGGCACGCCACACTTCTCCCTACTGGGGTTGAAGTCTGTGCAGTTGAAGTAGATGTTCAAGTTCCAGTCGTCAGCCCCAAAGGCGCCACAGCACTCCCACTGTTAAGGACACAAGATAAagaaccgacacacacacacacacacacacacacacacacacacacacacacacacacacacacacacacacacacacacacacacacacacacacacacacacacacacacacacacacctcagtacAATCgctaaaaattataataataagctCCATCAAAGCCCattgaaaattaaaaaaaatgttttaacatGCCAGATAAAAATAATGAACTACAATGCTAAGAAGGTGGAAGCCGTACAAATcgaataaacacacatattaaATGATCAGTAATACAACATTTAAGCTTCTACTTTTTCcggttgttttattttattgctttAACATTGGAGAAAGCTCTCAATTGTAGGACGCACAACTAGACCACTTTGGTGTTCTAAGGCTCAAAGCTTTGCTCTGCGTCAATCGATAGACCTACAGACACATCCTTCAGCTGATTTGATGTTTGTGGACAACACTGCACCAGGGCCCACCATTGTTACGGGGGACCAAACTGTACAACGTCCGACGTGGACTTGTCTCTAGATAGACGAGTGCATTGCAGAGATACATGAAGCCTCAACAGCCCATCCTCACGTATTCCTGGGTGAAGTCGATGAGGTTCTGTAGGTCGATGTCGTCCCGGTACGCCcggatgttgttgttgatgaagaAGTTGAGCTGGTCCTTGATCCAGTCCTTGAACACGAAGGCCAGCACCCCGGCCGTCAGCTCCAGGAAGAAGATGATGCCCAGGAACACCGAGAACTGAAATGCAATTATACTTAGTGCTGTCGGCTGTTTAGCTAGCAACTCTGCTCTCACCCTAAGCAAATTCCGGGCGAGACTGAGCACAATCTAAGCATACAATCAATATTTAGGCAACTCCAAAGAAAATGTCGGATGTAAGCGCTGCACCAGCGAGTTCCCAAGAACAACCAGACAAGAAAAGAGTGCAGAGTAGCGCAGGGCTAAAAACAACATGGCTTAGCGTTGAGCAAACTATGGGTACACAGTAGCACCAAATCCAAGCAGATACATTCTGTAAGCAACACAAGTGCCACAGCTCATTCTTCCTCTCAAAATCTGTTTTTGTGACTTTAAAGTCTCATCGGTCACATGTGTGATCACATGACGTGCAGAGACCTGGAGGCTGCCCACGTACAAACTTGAGCAGGAAGGAGTTCTCCCGCAGAGCGCCGATGCAGCCGGCGAAGCCCAGGATAAACATCACCCCGCCCACCACCAGGAACAGCCACACCGGGTCGAAGCCCCCCAGGTCGGTGATGGACGAGATGTTGGACAGAACCCCctgcagaggaagagaggaacacAGATGAGCAAGTTTCCAGTTTGAACACAGATATAAATTGGACACACAGGCTTTATGTTCTCATGCCATGTGAGGACCCGATTGGAGTAAATCGCGTGACCTGACCACAAAGTTATTTTATGTACTTGCATGTTATATCATATGATGTACTTGAATTGCATATTATATCATATGATGTAATTCAAttgcatattaatattatatcatATGATTTACTTCAatgcatattatatatttatatatatatatatatatatatacactcatACAGTATATCGTACTGTAGTATATGTACTTATGTCGCATACTACATTGTACTAATTGACTATAAACTGCACTGAGGAGCAGGGTAACAGACATCATGTATTATCTGTATATAATTCAACATGTACGGCTCGGCCTATAAAATACAGTCAATTCAGATACTGTATACA
Coding sequences:
- the LOC115541126 gene encoding tetraspanin-5, with the protein product MMSGKHFKAQEVSCCIKYFIFGFNIIFWLLGVAFLGIGLWAWSEKGVLSNISSITDLGGFDPVWLFLVVGGVMFILGFAGCIGALRENSFLLKFFSVFLGIIFFLELTAGVLAFVFKDWIKDQLNFFINNNIRAYRDDIDLQNLIDFTQEYWECCGAFGADDWNLNIYFNCTDFNPSREKCGVPFSCCTKDPAEDVINTQCGYDIRAKTDSEQRTFIYIKGCVPQFEKWLQDNLTVVAGIFIGIALLQIFGICLAQNLVSDIEAVRESCLFT